The nucleotide window AATTCGCAGAGGAAAGATATGACAAATAGCCATTGTATCTTTAATACTACTGGATATATCTGAGGCATTAACCATGGAATTATTAATACTAAGCCTAGTGTTACGAATATTATCGCTCTTTTTCTCATTAATAAGGAAACAACAGGTATTTTTTCCCCATCATTTTCTATAAATTTTTCTCTCGGTGTATTAGAGATTAATGTATACCATCCTAATAGTCCGCCAGAGAGTATTGGCCCTTGATACGAGAGTAATCTATCTACTGGGTCGACAAAAACGTAAACTATGATAGAAATTATAAGCAGTGAAAAACCTATATACTTGGCAATTTGAACTACGTCCATTATGGTAAAAATATTGTATATACTATTTTATCTTTTTCATCCTTTTTCTGTATTAGCTTAACTCCTTTCTCACTCATTACGTCTATCCACATATTTACCTGCTCTTCTTGAGTCCCCTTTAGTGCAATAACCTTTATCTCTTTATTACCTCCTACTTCTAACCAGAACCTTAATAGTCTTATACTCGCCGAGTTTGCGCCACATCCACTTTCAGCTTTTGTTAAATCTAATTCCTCCATCTCAATATATCATCTTAGAGCTTATGTTTAATATTTTTTTGTTCTCTAGAAAGTAAATCTTATCCCATTTTTCCTTCCTCATTTTATTGACTATTGATTTTATTAGTATGATAGAGTTACAGAAAGCTCCACTACAGTCGGTAGCTTGAGTATCAGTATAATCTATACTATTAATCAGTTCTTTTTCTCTCTCGTTATCACTTCTAAACAATACTATCTGTCTATTCGCTGTCATGAAAATTGGGGAGTGGCAAAATTGTTCAAATCTCTCACTATTTGTGGCATAACCAAAGATTTCAGCAAACTTCAGCATGGCGTAATACGCAATACCGTAATTTTCCTTATGTCCTACGAAAAACGGATTATTTGCCAAATTAAGTAACCTACCGGATTCTTTAATTTCATCTGCTTGCTCTCCTGCAAGTGAATATACTGCACTTAAACTCATTAAGAAAGATAAAGTACCAGGTAAGGGAATAATTGGCTTATAGGGAATAAGTATAAGATAGTCAGCTAATCTTGCCAATTGTGAATCCTCATTAGCTGTTATCACATATAGTCTAGTCTTCCCTTTAAATTTTGTTGCAAGCAATATATTCGACTTTGGCCTTCCGGAAACCGACACTATAACCAAAGGTCTATCTAAATTTTCATAGTGTAATCCTTCAAATGGATCTAAAGCCTTAAATCTACCGTTAGTTTTACCCTCTATTGTAAGGGCAACTGCATAAGAGTCTCCAGCTCCTGCAATATATGCATTATCTAACTTTAAGTCTAAATTTACTTTGTAATCTTGTGTTATCTCACGCTCAATCAGATCTGCATACATTAAATAACTTTAATTAACATTCTGCTTAATAGTGTTTTAAGAAAAATGAAGGTTTTAATAAAAACTGATTTAGTTTTAGGAGCACCTAAGACGCTCAGAGACGTATATATAGGAATTGATGAGGGTCAAATAAAGGTTATATCGAAAGAAAAGCCGGAAGATTATGATTATGCAGAATACGTGATCGGCGGGAAGAATAGGGTAGTAGCACCAGGTTTTGTAACTACGCATTCCTTTCTTTATTTATATCCGTTTAGGTATAGGGTATTTTCAGGTAAAGCGAATGCCTTTCAACTGATGTCAACACTCACACCTAATGATATTTATTACTTTTCCTTAATGGGTGCGTACCATTTATTGAAAACTGGAGTTACAACAGTAGTCACTTCAGGCCCTAATTTGGATATGATAGCTAGAGCGATTTCGGAAGTTGGATTAAGACCAGTACTAGCTGTGGGTGTAGATTGTCCAGATTCTAAAGAGGATTGGGAGAGAGAGTTTACAACGCTATATAATAGATGGTCTAGTAAGAATGAGAATAGGGTGATTTTACGCCTTTGTAGTAATGAGTACTCTAAAGAGGTCTTTGAGCTCTCGCAACAATATGACTTTCCTGTTCTCTTAGAGAGATTCGTGAGCTTGGAAAATATTAGTGGTAACCCAATTAACGTAATAGGATTAGGCGGAGGGGCTAGGAAAGATCTAGATATTATAAAACAGAAGGGATTTCATTTAGCGTCAACTCCATCATATGAGGTTTCACAATTTCCATTAAGCCAATATAAGCCATCAATATCCTTAGATCTATCTCCTACTTTTGATATTAGACATGAAGTCTCCACATCAATAACCAGGTTAATTTTAACGCCAGAAGAAGCTCTTAACGCCATGACAATTTGGGGGCTATTACAACTAAAATATAATGATAGGGGTGTTCTGGAGAACGGAAAAGTGGCAGATTTAGTTATCTTTGAAGTTAAGGAGCCACCTACTTTCCCCTTGGATTATGAAAGCCCCTATGAGTCAATAGTGTTTAATCTCTCTACTCCCGAGACAGTGCTAGTAAGTGGTGAGGCAATATTAGATGGTGGAGTTCCTTTAAATATTGGAATAAAACATATTGAGAAAGCCATAGAGAGGCTTGAAGACATTGATAAAAAGGTTACAAGACCAGCAAGATATATGGAAAAGGATTGAGATTGTAGGAGATATAGTAATAATTGGAGTCCCGTTTAATAAAAAACCAGAAGACCTTGTAGAAATAGCAAATGAGATACTTTCCACTTTCCCCTATGTTAAATCGGTATGGGGAAGACACAGAGACGTCAATGGTACATATAGGCTATCAACCTATGTACATTTAGCCGGAGAGAAAAGAAGCGAGACCGTATATAAAGAGCATAAATGTAAATATTTTCTAGATTTTACCAAGGTATTCTTTTCTGAAAAACTATCCTACGAACATCTAAGGGTAGCAACGCAGGTTAAGAGAGACGAGATTATTATAAACATGTTTTCAGGTTTTGGGCCATTTTCAATTCTTTCCGCAGTTCTTGGCAGACCAAAAATAGTATACTCAATAGATTTGAATCCTTATGCGTATTATTATATGATGGTAAACGTAGAACTGAACAAGGCTTACGAAGTTCTTCCAATATATGGGGACGCTTTCAAAAGAATATACGAATTAGAAGATGCGGATAGAATAATTGCGCCTTTGCCAGAACTTGCTGATAAGGCATATGAAGTGGCGT belongs to Saccharolobus solfataricus and includes:
- a CDS encoding DUF1404 family protein, encoding MDVVQIAKYIGFSLLIISIIVYVFVDPVDRLLSYQGPILSGGLLGWYTLISNTPREKFIENDGEKIPVVSLLMRKRAIIFVTLGLVLIIPWLMPQIYPVVLKIQWLFVISFLCEFLGGFVIGYIIPSLKFTEKLLLFSLGFAGDTIYLLLLYLASDIFNIPYQLLLNSVIILVYGIKFPEGIVFAIYIMRKIGGI
- a CDS encoding SIS domain-containing protein; the protein is MYADLIEREITQDYKVNLDLKLDNAYIAGAGDSYAVALTIEGKTNGRFKALDPFEGLHYENLDRPLVIVSVSGRPKSNILLATKFKGKTRLYVITANEDSQLARLADYLILIPYKPIIPLPGTLSFLMSLSAVYSLAGEQADEIKESGRLLNLANNPFFVGHKENYGIAYYAMLKFAEIFGYATNSERFEQFCHSPIFMTANRQIVLFRSDNEREKELINSIDYTDTQATDCSGAFCNSIILIKSIVNKMRKEKWDKIYFLENKKILNISSKMIY
- a CDS encoding amidohydrolase, which produces MKVLIKTDLVLGAPKTLRDVYIGIDEGQIKVISKEKPEDYDYAEYVIGGKNRVVAPGFVTTHSFLYLYPFRYRVFSGKANAFQLMSTLTPNDIYYFSLMGAYHLLKTGVTTVVTSGPNLDMIARAISEVGLRPVLAVGVDCPDSKEDWEREFTTLYNRWSSKNENRVILRLCSNEYSKEVFELSQQYDFPVLLERFVSLENISGNPINVIGLGGGARKDLDIIKQKGFHLASTPSYEVSQFPLSQYKPSISLDLSPTFDIRHEVSTSITRLILTPEEALNAMTIWGLLQLKYNDRGVLENGKVADLVIFEVKEPPTFPLDYESPYESIVFNLSTPETVLVSGEAILDGGVPLNIGIKHIEKAIERLEDIDKKVTRPARYMEKD
- the taw21 gene encoding tRNA 4-demethylwyosine(37)-methyltransferase Taw21; its protein translation is MIKRLQDQQDIWKRIEIVGDIVIIGVPFNKKPEDLVEIANEILSTFPYVKSVWGRHRDVNGTYRLSTYVHLAGEKRSETVYKEHKCKYFLDFTKVFFSEKLSYEHLRVATQVKRDEIIINMFSGFGPFSILSAVLGRPKIVYSIDLNPYAYYYMMVNVELNKAYEVLPIYGDAFKRIYELEDADRIIAPLPELADKAYEVALQKVKKGGIIHLYTEVETNKGEDPVRIAMNKYRGSYFGRIVRSVNPHKYHVVVDIKAN